The nucleotide sequence TTCCCATTTGCAACTTTTACTCCGCCTAGTACAGCGACGAACACATAGCCTAGATTTTTAACGAAATTCATCAACGGCATGATGATTGCCGAAATAAATTGAGCTTTCCAACCAGCGGCATACAGATTCTGATTTTCTTTTTCAAATACTTCCTGGTCTTTTTCAGTATGATTGAATGTTTTAACAATGGTATGACCACCATATGTTTCTTCTACTTGGTTATTCAATAAACCTAAACTTTTTTGCTGATCTGCGAAAAACACTTGTGATTTCGGCGCTACGATCATCACGATGATCAAGCTTAAAGGGATCATCAATAACGCGACTAACGTCAATTGCCAGCTGATTGAAAGCATCATCACGATGACCCCAATCAATGTGACTGCACTAGTTACAAATTGAGTCAAATTTTGCTGCAGCGTGCTTGCGATGTTATCCATATCATTGATTGCTCGAGACATGATATCCCCATTTGTATGTGTATCATAATAGGAAATCGGTACACGATTCATTTTGGCTTCCAAATCATGACGTAATTCATAAACTGTTCGTTGGGAAACACGTGTCATAATAAATTGCTGTAAAAAGTTGAATACAGCAGAAATCAAATACATCACGATTACTGTCGCAATGATCTGCGCGATTTTATCAAAGTCTATCGGAAATTTTGTTACTTGTTGGCCTTGTTGCATCTGTTGAGCGCCAGCCATTACACCTTTGAATATTTCTGTGGTTGCTTTCCCCAAGACCTTTGGTGTTTGGATTTGGAAGATCACGGCTGCTATTGCTAGTACAAATACAGCGATGATCGCAACCATACGTTTAGACATATAGCCAAACAATCGGCGTACCGTTCCCCAGAAATTTTTAGGCTTTTCACCTTTTACACCGAGATTTCTGCCAGGTCCACCATGTCCTGGACCGCCTGCTGGTCCATGAGAGGGACGTGTGTTTGTTTTACTCATGCTAAGTCCTCCTCTCTTAGTTGTGAATGAACGATTTCTTGATAAGTTTCGTTTGTTGCTAATAGTTCTTCATGTGTTCCTTTGCCAACCAGTTTTCCTTCATCTAGCACAAGGATCATATCTGCATCCATTACTGTACTTACTCGTTGAGCAACTAAAACGGTGATACTTTCTTTCATATTCGTTTTCAATGCTTGGCGAAGATTGGCATCCGTTTTGAAATCCAACGCTGAGAAGGAATCATCAAACACATAGATATCTGCTGTTTTGACTAATGCCCGTGCAATTGCCAGACGCTGTCTTTGTCCACCAGAGAAGTTTCCTCCTCCTTGTTCCACATGGCTATCTAAGCCATCTTCCATCTCTGAAACAAAATCTTTAGCTTGTGCGATTTCTAATGCTTTCCAAATCATTTCATCTGTTGCATCCGGCTTACCATACTGCATATTGTCTCGGATCGTTCCAGAGAACAGAACTGCTTTTTGAGGAACAAAGCCCATTAATTCTCGCAAATTATATTGAGTCATGTCACTAATGTCCGTTCCATTTATTTGGATCGAACCAGATTCGATGTCATATAATCGAGGGATCAAATTGACTAAGGTCGTTTTACCTGAACCAGTCCCCCCTATGATTGCGACGATCTCGCCCGACTTGGCTTGGAAATCAATATCTTCCAATGCAAGTTTTTCTGCTCCATGATATCGATAATTGACATGATTGAAGGCCAATGTTGCGTTTTTTCCAGCAAAAGAAACTGTTTTAGGATTTTCAGGGTCATGGATACCGATTTTTTCATCCAACACTTCATTAATACGGTCAGCTGAAGCTTGTGCACGAGGCACCATGATAAAAATAGCGGAAAGCATCATAAAGCTGATCAAGATCTGCATCGCATAAGTCATAAATGCAATCAGATTACCGACTTCCAAAGTCATATCTGCTATGTAGTGTCCACCAAACCAAGTGATTGCTACGTTTGTACCGCTCATGATCAATGTCATCATTGGCATCATCAATGCGACGATCGTATTAACTTTGATTGCCGTATTTGTATAATCTTTATTCGCTAAATCAAAACGATTTTCTTCAAAGCGTGTCTTATCGAATGCTCGAATCACTCTGACCCCTGTCAATCCTTCTCGAAATACCAGGTTTAAACGGTCAGTTTTCTTTTGCATACTTTTGAATAATGGAACAGCAAAGTACATGATTCCGCCGATCAAAATAATCATTACTGGGATGACAACTAAGAAGATTTTTGTCAACTGATGATCTTTTTGATAAGCAAGTATGCTCGCGCCAATCAACGTGATTGGTGCATTGATCATCATACGTAAAAACATTTGTGTAACCATTTGGATTTGAGTCACATCATTGGTCGTTCTTGTGATCAAAGAGGCCGTTCCATATTTATCAAACGCATCTTTTGTCAGACTCTCTGATTTTTTATAGACATCCGTACGCAATTGCTTACCCAGTTTCTGTGATTCACGAGTAGCAAAAAATGTATTTGCGATAGCAGCTAAGATACTGATCAAAGAAAAGCCGATCATCACAAAACCTGTATGCCAAATATAATCGACATCTCCTTGCGCTACCCCTTTATCAATAATATTGGAGGTAAGTGTCGGCAAATATAAATCTGCCAGTACTTGGATCACCATGAAAACTGCAGCTGCAATTGCTGAAGTCAAGGAGATCCGTTTTACGATTTTTAGCATCTAGTTCCCTTCTTTCTATTTATATACTCCGTTTTTCAGCCAAGAAAGTTTCAAATTGAATTCACTGATTGCTTGCTCTACTGAGTAATCTTCAGATGTTGAAAATAAGCGATACGAATGCGCAATTGTTGTAAATACAGTATTCATCACTAATTGGATCAGTAATTCCAATTCATGATCATTTTTTACTTTCAGCTTCGTCCGATCGATCAATTCAAGCAACTCTTTTGCATCTTGTTTGTGTTCTTTATGTGGATCGTGAGGCGTTTTTTGGCGACTCGTATGAGGAGCGACTTTTCTTGAGGCACGGTAATCCATGTTCATAAACAAGTTACGATAAAAAGAAGCATTCTCGCCTTCCAAAATCTCATAAATCATTTTAGAAAAATAGGATTCGAATCCTTTGAATAGATCACCATCGGATTCTTTCATTAGTTGTAACATATCTTTAGAGCTGTCACGTCTCATTGTCTCAAAGTAATAAAAATAAAGATCCTCTTTATCTTCAAAATACTGATAGAAACTGCCTCTAGGGATATCCGCTAATTTGACGATATTAGCAATCGAAGCTTCTTTTAAGGGTACTCTAGAAAACTCGATTCTCGCAGCCTCGATTAGTCTTTTTTGTTTTTCTTTAGGCAAATGGAAAAATGTCTGTGTCGGCATATGGATCCTCCTTTCTTTCAAGATGACACATTGTCATATGACGCTGTGTCATTATAACACCTCCTACCTGTTTTGCAAGACATTTGCATAGTTTTTTTCATTATCATCCGATACATTAAAAAAGTGATAAGAGGAATCCTTCCATTTGAATTAATGAGAGTTGCCCATTAAAATAGCCACATACTAAACAAAGGATGAGATAAATGGCCCAATCAATTAGTGTCCAAGACTTCAATAAATTGCCTCTCGATGCTGACAGCATCGTTTTAGATACAAGAAATACCTTAGATTACACAAAAAACCACTTAAGCCACTCGCTTTCTATCCCCGCTGCTATCTTGCCAAGACAATTAAAAAATCTAGATCCAAAGAAACTTTATTATATTCTAAGCTATACAGGCAGGCGATCAGAAGCATTAGCCGATCAACTTACTGCTAATGGTTTTCGTGCTGTTTATATCATTGGTGGGATGGAAGCTCTTCAGTCGAGTGTTGCTTGAATATTGCTTGTTAGATTCAAAAGAGGCTGTGACAAAAAATCGTGTCACAGCCTCTTTTATACCCTGTCTTTTTTTAGTTATTTATTCTTCAACCTTATCAATATGACTTGATAGCCTTTTCTTTTTCGAGTAAACTGATTTTGTTAGTCATAGTTATAACAATCATAGCAATAAAAGGAGAAGGTAAGCATATGGCATCTGTTTTAGTAGTCAAAGGTCATCCCCTAACTGCAGAAGAATCGCGCACAGTTAAGGCATTGACGTCTTTTTTAACAAGTTATAAAGAAAATCATCCAGATGATGAAGTGACTGTTTTGGAACTTTATCGCGATGATATTCCGGAAATCGATGAAGAATTATTATCAGGTTGGGAAGCATTACGTGCTGGTGCAGAATTCACTTCCTTATCAGAAAGTCAACAACAAAAAATTGCTCGTTTCAATGAATTGACTGATCAGTTCCTTGCTGCTGATAAAATCGTTATCGCAAACGCCTTATGGAATCTAAATATCCCAACAAAATTAAAAGCTTGGTTCGATACCGTCAATGTAGCTGGAAAAACGTTCCGCTATACAGAAAACGGGCCAGAAGGATTAGTGACAGGTAAAAAAGCACTGCACATCCAATCTAATGGCGGTGTATACAACGGACAAGACTTTGCCTCTCAATATGTAAAAGGTATTTTAAACTTTGTAGGCATCGATCAAGTAGATCAGCTATTCATCGAAGGAATCGATTATGACCCTGACCGTGCAGATGAGTTGATGCAAAATGCATTAGATAAAGCTGCTGCTTTAG is from Enterococcus faecium and encodes:
- a CDS encoding ABC transporter ATP-binding protein; translation: MSKTNTRPSHGPAGGPGHGGPGRNLGVKGEKPKNFWGTVRRLFGYMSKRMVAIIAVFVLAIAAVIFQIQTPKVLGKATTEIFKGVMAGAQQMQQGQQVTKFPIDFDKIAQIIATVIVMYLISAVFNFLQQFIMTRVSQRTVYELRHDLEAKMNRVPISYYDTHTNGDIMSRAINDMDNIASTLQQNLTQFVTSAVTLIGVIVMMLSISWQLTLVALLMIPLSLIIVMIVAPKSQVFFADQQKSLGLLNNQVEETYGGHTIVKTFNHTEKDQEVFEKENQNLYAAGWKAQFISAIIMPLMNFVKNLGYVFVAVLGGVKVANGNMTLGDVQAFLQYTTQFSQPITQLASLMNTIQSTVASAERVFEVLDEEEMSNEKSGLPEEKDTPYKVRFENVQFGYTPDNLLMTDFNLDVKPGEMVAIVGPTGAGKTTLINLLERFYDVSGGSIRYDGVDTRDLSRDELRAQFSMVLQDTWLFTGSIYDNIKYGNDDATDEQIIEAAKAAHVDDFVRKLPEGYNTVLNEDASNISQGQRQLITIARAFLANPDVLILDEATSSVDTRTEILIQKAMNRLLENRTSFVVAHRLSTIRDADNIIVMNHGSIVETGNHDTLMEKDGFYADLYNSQFSEEEAS
- a CDS encoding ABC transporter ATP-binding protein, which produces MLKIVKRISLTSAIAAAVFMVIQVLADLYLPTLTSNIIDKGVAQGDVDYIWHTGFVMIGFSLISILAAIANTFFATRESQKLGKQLRTDVYKKSESLTKDAFDKYGTASLITRTTNDVTQIQMVTQMFLRMMINAPITLIGASILAYQKDHQLTKIFLVVIPVMIILIGGIMYFAVPLFKSMQKKTDRLNLVFREGLTGVRVIRAFDKTRFEENRFDLANKDYTNTAIKVNTIVALMMPMMTLIMSGTNVAITWFGGHYIADMTLEVGNLIAFMTYAMQILISFMMLSAIFIMVPRAQASADRINEVLDEKIGIHDPENPKTVSFAGKNATLAFNHVNYRYHGAEKLALEDIDFQAKSGEIVAIIGGTGSGKTTLVNLIPRLYDIESGSIQINGTDISDMTQYNLRELMGFVPQKAVLFSGTIRDNMQYGKPDATDEMIWKALEIAQAKDFVSEMEDGLDSHVEQGGGNFSGGQRQRLAIARALVKTADIYVFDDSFSALDFKTDANLRQALKTNMKESITVLVAQRVSTVMDADMILVLDEGKLVGKGTHEELLATNETYQEIVHSQLREEDLA
- a CDS encoding TetR/AcrR family transcriptional regulator — protein: MPTQTFFHLPKEKQKRLIEAARIEFSRVPLKEASIANIVKLADIPRGSFYQYFEDKEDLYFYYFETMRRDSSKDMLQLMKESDGDLFKGFESYFSKMIYEILEGENASFYRNLFMNMDYRASRKVAPHTSRQKTPHDPHKEHKQDAKELLELIDRTKLKVKNDHELELLIQLVMNTVFTTIAHSYRLFSTSEDYSVEQAISEFNLKLSWLKNGVYK
- a CDS encoding rhodanese-like domain-containing protein, with amino-acid sequence MAQSISVQDFNKLPLDADSIVLDTRNTLDYTKNHLSHSLSIPAAILPRQLKNLDPKKLYYILSYTGRRSEALADQLTANGFRAVYIIGGMEALQSSVA
- a CDS encoding NAD(P)H-dependent oxidoreductase; translation: MASVLVVKGHPLTAEESRTVKALTSFLTSYKENHPDDEVTVLELYRDDIPEIDEELLSGWEALRAGAEFTSLSESQQQKIARFNELTDQFLAADKIVIANALWNLNIPTKLKAWFDTVNVAGKTFRYTENGPEGLVTGKKALHIQSNGGVYNGQDFASQYVKGILNFVGIDQVDQLFIEGIDYDPDRADELMQNALDKAAALGKSF